The following proteins are co-located in the Trichormus variabilis 0441 genome:
- a CDS encoding glycosyltransferase family 4 protein, giving the protein MKILVLSWEFPPRIVGGIARHVAELYPELVKLGHEIHLITVEVGQASMYEVVEGIHVHRVPVSHSNDFFHWVVNLNQSMGHHGGKLITEEGPFDLIHAHDWLVGDAAIALKHNFKIPLIATIHATEYGRYNGIHNDTQRYIHDKENLLAYNAWRIIVCTNYMRQEVGRTLESPWDKIDVIYNGIRPEKKQHHEDFHAQDFRRQFAEDHEKIVYYVGRMTYEKGVSNLINAAPKVLSEMGGYVKFVIVGGGNTDNLKRQAWDLGIWHKCYFTGFLSDEYLDKFQTVADCAVFPSLYEPFGIVALESFASRVPVVVSDTGGFPEVVQHTRTGIVTWVNNHDSLAWGILEVLKNPGYSQWLIDNAYKDLEHRFSWPKLAQQTQAVYQRVVKERSQVEW; this is encoded by the coding sequence ATGAAGATATTGGTACTAAGTTGGGAATTTCCACCGAGAATAGTTGGCGGTATTGCTCGTCATGTGGCGGAACTATATCCTGAACTGGTAAAGCTAGGGCATGAAATCCATCTAATTACGGTAGAAGTTGGTCAAGCATCGATGTACGAAGTCGTGGAGGGAATACACGTACATCGAGTACCAGTTTCTCATAGTAATGACTTTTTTCACTGGGTAGTTAATCTGAACCAAAGCATGGGACATCACGGTGGGAAGTTAATTACGGAGGAAGGGCCGTTTGATTTAATCCATGCCCATGATTGGCTAGTGGGAGATGCAGCGATCGCTCTTAAGCATAACTTTAAAATTCCCCTGATTGCTACTATCCACGCCACAGAATACGGACGCTACAACGGGATTCACAACGACACCCAACGCTACATTCACGACAAAGAAAACCTACTCGCCTACAACGCCTGGCGAATTATCGTCTGTACCAACTATATGCGCCAAGAAGTAGGGCGCACCCTAGAAAGTCCCTGGGATAAAATCGATGTGATTTATAACGGTATTCGACCAGAAAAGAAACAGCACCACGAAGATTTTCATGCTCAAGATTTTCGTCGTCAATTTGCCGAAGACCATGAGAAGATTGTCTACTATGTTGGTCGCATGACTTATGAAAAAGGTGTATCAAATTTAATCAATGCAGCCCCCAAAGTCCTATCAGAAATGGGCGGCTACGTAAAATTTGTGATTGTTGGTGGTGGTAATACTGACAATCTTAAACGTCAGGCTTGGGATTTAGGAATTTGGCACAAATGTTACTTTACCGGTTTTCTTTCCGATGAGTATTTGGACAAATTCCAAACTGTGGCTGATTGTGCAGTATTTCCTAGTCTTTACGAACCCTTTGGGATTGTAGCTTTAGAAAGCTTCGCCTCGCGGGTTCCCGTAGTGGTGTCCGATACAGGCGGCTTCCCTGAAGTAGTGCAGCATACCCGAACAGGTATCGTAACTTGGGTGAATAACCACGATTCTTTGGCTTGGGGAATTCTAGAAGTTTTGAAAAATCCGGGTTATAGTCAATGGCTGATTGATAACGCCTATAAGGATTTGGAACACCGCTTTAGCTGGCCGAAATTAGCCCAACAAACCCAAGCTGTTTATCAACGAGTGGTGAAAGAGCGATCGCAAGTTGAATGGTAA